Proteins from a single region of Lampris incognitus isolate fLamInc1 chromosome 16, fLamInc1.hap2, whole genome shotgun sequence:
- the ccdc32 gene encoding coiled-coil domain-containing protein 32 isoform X2, with protein MEDSEIYIASLENRLKRLKGQSSDVTSRDMLRSLSQAKKECWDRFLHDAQTSELFQGSDMDESALEHLKRWLIPEKVAISAEELEYLLRPSQNKEPADSTTLPNQTLNTEGTESETHNADEDDTQNPEK; from the exons ATGGAAGATTCTGAGATCTACATAGCTAGTTTAG AGAACCGTTTGAAGAGACTGAAGGGTCAGTCCAGTGATGTAACTTCCAGGGATATGCTGCGCTCTTTGTCTCAGGCCAAGAAGGAATGCTGGGATAGATTTCTACATGATGCCCAGACCTCCGAACTCTTCCAAGGCAGCGACATGGATGAGAG TGCCTTGGAGCACTTAAAGAGGTGGCTGATCCCAGAGAAAGTGGCCATCAGTGCAGAGGAACTGGAGTATCTCCTGAGGCCATCTCAGAACAAGGAACCTGCTGATAGTACCACCCTCCCGAACCAAACACTAAACACAGAGGgaacagagagcgagacacacaaTGCTGATGAGGATGATACTCAGAACCCAGAGAAATGA